From the Primulina tabacum isolate GXHZ01 chromosome 3, ASM2559414v2, whole genome shotgun sequence genome, one window contains:
- the LOC142539052 gene encoding long chain base biosynthesis protein 2b-like yields the protein MGFEVLGDNDSPVMPIMLYNPAKIPAFSRECLKRNVAVVTVAFPATPLLLARARICISAAHSKEDLVKALEVISSVGDLVGIKYFPTEPTKQPLEGGRIKLE from the exons ATGGGTTTTGAAGTTCTTGGAGATAATGATTCCCCCGTAATGCCCATAATGCTCTATAACCCAGCAAAAATTCCTGCTTTTTCACGAGAGTGCCTCAAACGGAAT GTGGCTGTGGTCACGGTTGCTTTTCCTGCTACTCCTTTATTGTTGGCCCGTGCACGCATTTGCATTTCTGCTGCTCATTCAAAGGAAGACCTTGTTAAAGCTTTAGAG GTTATCAGCAGCGTAGGTGACCTTGTTGGCATAAAATACTTTCCTACCGAGCCTACGAAACAGCCATTGGAAGGTGGAAGGATTAAGCTGGAGTGA
- the LOC142538534 gene encoding uncharacterized protein LOC142538534 — protein sequence MGRVTNQTTAAPLPSLTIKHFSHPHDLHPLPSNYPQNLAGLCSACKLPSSGMMYTCPPCNFILHQSCAQLPKLITHPAHCSHCSYDLHVRCSIKPLKIRHRAHPCDLNLTFQTPYANSKGFSCDICRMIGEKQWLYRCDSCQFDVHMDCTASQLQILHHHQALPSSNTSHYHSQLMHSASTAGIPSHHGFNQFQGPVNPGGFNGPVPANQHLMQNNQQPIGGGFGSNLLMDAMGRVVEGVMQQVAATAVQEVIGAGDVGGGDAGALSGDVSSY from the coding sequence ATGGGGAGAGTGACCAACCAAACCACGGCGGCGCCACTACCTTCTTTAACGATCAAACACTTCAGCCACCCCCATGACCTCCATCCACTCCCATCCAACTACCCACAAAATCTCGCTGGCCTTTGTTCAGCCTGCAAACTTCCATCCAGCGGGATGATGTACACATGCCCACCATGCAACTTCATCCTCCACCAATCATGTGCTCAGCTCCCGAAGCTCATCACCCACCCCGCCCACTGCAGCCACTGCAGTTATGATCTCCATGTCCGCTGTTCTATCAAGCCACTCAAGATCAGACACCGAGCCCATCCCTGCGATCTCAATCTCACGTTTCAAACTCCTTACGCTAATTCCAAGGGATTCTCGTGCGATATTTGTCGCATGATCGGAGAAAAGCAGTGGCTATACCGATGTGATTCATGCCAGTTTGATGTTCATATGGACTGTACGGCATCTCAGCTGCAGATTCTGCATCACCACCAGGCGCTACCAAGTTCAAATACTTCTCATTATCATAGTCAACTGATGCACAGCGCAAGTACCGCTGGGATCCCCAGTCACCATGGGTTTAACCAGTTCCAGGGCCCAGTAAATCCGGGTGGATTCAATGGACCTGTTCCGGCAAATCAACACTTGATGCAGAACAATCAGCAGCCGATTGGAGGTGGTTTTGGAAGCAATTTGTTGATGGATGCGATGGGTCGAGTGGTGGAAGGAGTGATGCAGCAGGTGGCGGCGACTGCCGTTCAAGAAGTCATCGGTGCGGGTGATGTTGGAGGCGGCGATGCCGGAGCCTTGTCCGGTGATGTATCTTCATATTAA